A window of Sulfurovum riftiae contains these coding sequences:
- a CDS encoding cytochrome b/b6 domain-containing protein translates to MKQGEAGQSLLFLFDEYWWALFMIVFVALLVSAFTHRKKPHCEGDRILRHDIPARVSHWFNAFGILILIFTGFMLGFLFFPRHVAYTEGAQLMFNLHFIGAMLFLFGAVYWVGNTFLYPRRLEEHAPYLGSLKDAVIHYASMAGLTRSKERPVGKYEASERLAFVPLTLLALFMGVTGLIKVSAHVWHVPDGLLHFATWTHDWSTVLLTVLVVIHIILAAVVPWAWPLFRSMIDGYISVDFVKSHHKGWYKELTDEGLCPREENGKDENKAEKSKEVKPEKGESDAV, encoded by the coding sequence ATGAAACAGGGTGAAGCCGGTCAAAGTCTACTCTTTCTTTTCGATGAGTATTGGTGGGCGCTTTTTATGATCGTTTTTGTGGCACTGCTTGTGAGTGCCTTTACACATCGTAAAAAACCGCATTGTGAAGGGGACAGGATCCTGCGGCACGACATCCCCGCAAGAGTGAGCCACTGGTTCAATGCCTTTGGTATATTGATACTTATTTTCACCGGCTTTATGCTCGGTTTTCTTTTCTTCCCCCGACATGTCGCCTACACAGAGGGCGCACAGCTGATGTTCAATCTCCATTTTATCGGTGCAATGCTCTTCCTCTTCGGTGCGGTCTACTGGGTAGGGAACACCTTTCTCTATCCCAGACGGCTTGAAGAGCATGCTCCCTATCTGGGATCCCTCAAAGATGCAGTTATCCATTATGCGAGTATGGCTGGATTGACCCGGAGCAAAGAGCGTCCGGTAGGGAAATATGAAGCTTCGGAGCGTCTGGCCTTTGTTCCTCTGACACTGCTGGCACTCTTTATGGGTGTTACAGGGCTTATCAAGGTCTCTGCCCATGTCTGGCATGTACCGGACGGACTGCTGCACTTTGCAACATGGACACATGACTGGTCGACGGTCCTGCTGACTGTTCTGGTCGTGATACATATTATCCTGGCAGCGGTCGTTCCGTGGGCTTGGCCGCTGTTCCGTTCCATGATAGACGGATATATCAGTGTCGATTTTGTCAAATCTCACCACAAAGGCTGGTACAAAGAGTTGACCGATGAGGGGCTGTGCCCGAGAGAAGAGAATGGCAAAGATGAGAATAAAGCAGAAAAATCCAAAGAGGTTAAACCTGAAAAAGGAGAGAGCGATGCAGTTTGA
- a CDS encoding 4Fe-4S dicluster domain-containing protein — MQFDEITPQCEEPKFGGMDRRTFLKTLAAAGIAASGAGAAFMLPGTNLMVMPNSKGYLVVDMGKCMGCDTCMMTCSLVHHGEASLSLSRIQIQQDAFQSWPNDIHMAVCHQCEDAPCVNACPVEADHVDIVHGNVRTIDPDRCIGCTQCIDACPWLPKRLQWNPETKKVQKCDLCANTPYLRDKGGPGGTQSCVKVCPVGAIAYIDKMPDQNDPTAYNVNLRDKAWKSLGMTDEDIVREG, encoded by the coding sequence ATGCAGTTTGATGAAATAACACCGCAATGTGAAGAACCGAAATTCGGAGGCATGGACAGACGGACCTTTTTGAAGACATTGGCGGCTGCCGGTATTGCTGCTTCCGGTGCAGGTGCAGCGTTCATGCTCCCAGGGACCAACCTGATGGTCATGCCCAACTCCAAAGGATACCTGGTCGTCGATATGGGGAAATGTATGGGCTGTGACACCTGTATGATGACCTGTTCTCTGGTACACCATGGTGAAGCCTCGCTTTCGCTGTCTCGTATCCAGATACAGCAGGATGCCTTCCAGAGCTGGCCAAATGACATCCATATGGCGGTCTGCCACCAGTGCGAGGATGCACCCTGTGTCAATGCCTGTCCGGTAGAAGCGGACCATGTCGATATCGTCCACGGGAATGTCAGAACGATCGATCCTGACCGTTGTATAGGCTGTACGCAGTGTATCGATGCCTGTCCGTGGCTGCCAAAGCGTCTGCAGTGGAACCCCGAGACCAAGAAAGTACAGAAGTGTGACCTCTGTGCCAATACGCCTTATCTGCGTGACAAAGGCGGTCCCGGCGGGACACAGTCCTGTGTGAAGGTCTGTCCGGTGGGTGCCATTGCCTATATCGACAAGATGCCTGACCAGAATGATCCGACAGCCTACAATGTCAACCTGAGGGACAAGGCGTGGAAGTCACTGGGAATGACGGATGAAGATATCGTAAGAGAAGGGTAG
- a CDS encoding phospholipase D-like domain-containing protein, with protein sequence MSRITIRVAALLLPLFFFTACQETKHATLPQTKTETTEVPSRTPAWMHVFKSSVSLKKYSSFYSLENPSDAFAARLYLIDKATTSINVQYYIYKDDLTADEFTYRLLQAANRGVKVRMIIDDLTTTGKDKDVVTLARHPNIEIKLFNPNRFRSLFRGAALVLDVGRLGKRMHNKTFTVDGHAAILGGRNIGDEYFAADTEEVVFIDYDILAVGKVAPEVYKEFDIYWNSPLSVNYKKIISEKVSAADYQKTMVHMEQLHAAFLKTPLAHNMKKSTFLKKAKKGAIPLYASKEASLYFDLPKKVVSDPNDSRTHLSTSIKGALDAVDHELILISPYFIPSPQMMDALKKLRAQNIPITVITNSMASTDVSMVYSGYQKYIEPMLEMGVQLYELKPYLDKVPENRREAKKIKHISLHTKMIIVDDEQLLVGSANMDPRSNKLNTEVLMLIKDSPIIPHLKKELKSVLNTDYFYRLRLLPTAKGSSKKRIVWESMEKGEKKYYIKAPKAGAGKRFSVDFFSLLPIEKLL encoded by the coding sequence GTGTCTCGTATCACTATCAGGGTAGCAGCACTGCTTCTGCCTCTCTTTTTCTTCACTGCCTGCCAGGAAACAAAACATGCCACCCTTCCACAGACCAAAACAGAGACAACGGAAGTACCTTCACGGACCCCCGCATGGATGCATGTATTCAAGTCCTCCGTCTCCTTGAAAAAATACTCCTCATTCTACTCGCTTGAAAACCCCTCAGATGCCTTCGCCGCCAGACTGTATCTCATAGACAAAGCGACCACAAGCATCAATGTACAGTACTACATCTACAAAGACGACCTTACGGCTGACGAGTTCACCTACAGACTGCTTCAGGCTGCTAACCGTGGTGTGAAGGTTCGTATGATTATAGACGATCTTACCACTACAGGGAAAGACAAAGATGTCGTCACCCTTGCACGCCACCCAAACATCGAGATCAAACTCTTCAATCCCAACCGCTTCCGTTCGCTTTTCCGTGGTGCTGCCCTGGTACTTGATGTCGGCAGACTGGGGAAACGCATGCACAACAAGACCTTCACAGTAGATGGACATGCTGCCATACTCGGAGGCCGGAATATCGGTGACGAATACTTCGCTGCCGATACGGAGGAAGTAGTCTTTATCGACTATGATATTCTTGCTGTAGGCAAAGTGGCTCCCGAGGTCTACAAAGAGTTCGACATCTACTGGAACAGTCCTCTCTCCGTCAACTACAAGAAGATCATCTCCGAAAAGGTCAGTGCAGCTGACTATCAAAAAACAATGGTACATATGGAACAACTGCACGCAGCCTTTCTTAAAACCCCGTTGGCACATAACATGAAAAAAAGCACTTTCCTGAAAAAAGCGAAAAAAGGTGCCATTCCCCTCTATGCCTCCAAAGAGGCTTCACTCTATTTCGACCTGCCCAAAAAAGTGGTCTCAGACCCCAATGACAGCCGGACCCACCTGAGTACAAGTATCAAAGGGGCACTGGATGCAGTGGACCATGAGCTCATTCTCATTTCTCCCTACTTCATCCCCAGTCCGCAAATGATGGACGCTTTAAAAAAGCTGCGGGCACAGAATATTCCCATCACTGTCATTACCAATTCCATGGCCTCTACAGATGTCTCCATGGTCTACAGCGGTTACCAAAAATATATCGAACCGATGCTGGAGATGGGCGTACAACTCTATGAATTGAAACCCTATCTCGATAAAGTACCCGAAAACAGAAGAGAGGCAAAAAAAATCAAACACATCTCTCTGCATACCAAGATGATCATCGTCGATGATGAACAGCTTCTTGTCGGCTCAGCCAATATGGACCCGCGTTCTAACAAGCTCAATACCGAAGTACTCATGCTCATCAAAGATTCTCCCATTATTCCTCATCTCAAAAAAGAACTCAAATCGGTACTCAACACCGACTATTTTTACAGGCTCAGGCTCCTGCCGACGGCAAAAGGCTCTTCAAAGAAACGTATTGTATGGGAAAGTATGGAAAAGGGAGAGAAGAAATACTATATCAAAGCACCCAAAGCCGGTGCAGGCAAACGTTTCAGTGTGGACTTCTTCTCCCTGCTGCCTATTGAAAAACTGTTGTGA
- a CDS encoding aldehyde ferredoxin oxidoreductase N-terminal domain-containing protein: MSSKKKVTHDPGSLPGYAGKILHLNLSDLSYEVIPTADYKEWGGGHGLGTALFWDFCEDKTLQDGRHEKNVVVVASSPFCGTSVPAAGGRCEVVGIGYGQMPISWYTRSNFGGRYSAMMKYAGWDAVVISGKAPEPVWVEVSNERVKFHKAKTIWGKGTRETQLAIMSALDTDNNGWGWEPLPGKGDKGVEYSTQKPAILCIGPAGENQTQLGSLVHDSGNGAGQGGFGAVWGFKNLKAVSFFGTGSIKIADPMALVDARFLQKEIYGVNMEEPDIHQWGMLGRVFTSTFVGLPSNNRRAQACMGCVMGCRSRYDIGYGNEVSCQETSWYGHYAGKYAKGDEIEMAKVTMQVAEYCNDLGLNSYPFEHGLDWLEGLWHKGILGPGKQIESKLNFDEIGSLEFGRKLLEVVANREDIGKDLADGFVQTAHKWGRKQDHDDGTLLFPYWGMPEHGYDPRAEVEWGFASIMTDRDINSHEFNALFWKPTIAIAFGMHPRIEAEEIVNLVADKLKPYVKGPECLDYSENNIYSDEVLNMTRWFIHYSRFWKNSALFCDLRWADLFDTNAPGNVGATGDSRLGEQVFWNAVTGDTMSFVDGLSIGHRIYVLNNAIWALQGRHRDHAKFADYIYEKKQEEAEFFPFYFWPCKDEKTGKWSYEDVLHRHLDREKFEEWKDRFYKAEGLDPATGWPTAKTLEELGLDHVAQELQKHGKLGKEA, translated from the coding sequence ATGTCAAGCAAGAAGAAAGTCACACATGACCCGGGGTCACTGCCAGGGTATGCAGGGAAGATACTGCACCTGAACTTGAGTGATCTAAGTTATGAGGTCATTCCCACAGCAGACTATAAAGAGTGGGGTGGCGGACATGGACTGGGTACAGCACTCTTCTGGGACTTTTGTGAAGACAAGACCCTTCAGGACGGCCGTCACGAGAAGAATGTGGTGGTCGTGGCCAGTTCACCCTTCTGCGGTACTTCCGTACCGGCAGCAGGTGGACGCTGCGAAGTGGTGGGTATCGGTTACGGGCAAATGCCCATCAGCTGGTATACGCGTTCCAATTTTGGCGGACGCTACTCTGCCATGATGAAATATGCCGGATGGGATGCCGTGGTCATTTCGGGAAAGGCACCTGAACCGGTATGGGTTGAGGTAAGCAATGAGAGGGTGAAGTTCCATAAAGCGAAGACGATCTGGGGCAAAGGTACGAGAGAGACACAACTGGCCATCATGTCTGCACTTGATACAGACAATAACGGCTGGGGCTGGGAACCGCTTCCCGGCAAAGGGGACAAAGGGGTAGAATACTCCACACAGAAACCTGCCATACTCTGTATAGGCCCTGCAGGGGAGAACCAGACGCAGCTGGGCTCTTTGGTGCACGATTCGGGTAACGGTGCAGGCCAGGGCGGTTTTGGTGCGGTCTGGGGTTTCAAGAACCTCAAAGCAGTCTCCTTCTTCGGAACAGGATCGATCAAGATCGCCGATCCGATGGCACTGGTCGATGCCAGATTCCTGCAAAAAGAGATCTACGGGGTGAATATGGAGGAACCGGACATCCACCAGTGGGGGATGCTTGGACGGGTCTTTACCTCCACCTTTGTCGGACTACCCTCCAATAATCGACGTGCACAGGCCTGTATGGGGTGTGTGATGGGCTGTAGAAGCCGCTATGATATCGGCTACGGTAATGAAGTGAGCTGCCAGGAGACCTCCTGGTATGGTCACTATGCGGGCAAGTACGCCAAAGGCGATGAGATAGAGATGGCCAAAGTGACCATGCAGGTTGCCGAGTACTGTAACGATCTCGGGCTCAACTCCTACCCTTTCGAGCATGGGCTCGACTGGCTCGAAGGGCTTTGGCACAAAGGCATTTTGGGACCTGGCAAGCAGATCGAGAGCAAACTGAATTTCGATGAGATCGGTTCGCTGGAGTTTGGCAGGAAGCTGCTGGAGGTGGTCGCAAACCGTGAAGACATCGGAAAGGACCTTGCGGACGGTTTTGTACAAACGGCACACAAATGGGGCCGAAAACAGGACCATGATGACGGGACACTGCTCTTTCCTTACTGGGGTATGCCCGAGCATGGTTACGACCCAAGAGCGGAAGTAGAGTGGGGCTTTGCCTCCATCATGACCGACCGTGATATCAATTCGCATGAGTTCAACGCCCTGTTCTGGAAACCGACCATTGCTATTGCCTTCGGTATGCATCCGCGTATCGAGGCAGAAGAGATCGTCAATCTGGTTGCTGACAAGCTCAAACCCTATGTGAAGGGGCCGGAATGCCTGGACTACTCCGAGAACAATATCTACTCCGATGAGGTGCTCAATATGACGCGCTGGTTCATCCACTACAGCCGTTTCTGGAAGAACTCGGCACTCTTCTGCGACCTTCGCTGGGCAGACCTTTTCGATACCAATGCACCGGGGAATGTAGGCGCAACGGGTGATTCTCGTCTGGGCGAACAGGTTTTCTGGAATGCAGTAACGGGAGACACGATGAGCTTTGTGGACGGTTTGAGTATCGGACACAGGATCTATGTACTGAACAATGCCATCTGGGCACTGCAGGGCAGACACAGAGACCATGCGAAATTCGCCGACTATATCTATGAGAAGAAGCAGGAAGAAGCAGAGTTCTTCCCTTTCTATTTCTGGCCGTGTAAAGATGAAAAGACAGGCAAATGGTCCTATGAGGATGTGCTGCACCGACACCTCGACCGGGAGAAGTTCGAAGAGTGGAAAGACCGCTTCTACAAGGCGGAAGGACTCGACCCTGCAACAGGATGGCCTACAGCAAAGACATTGGAAGAGCTCGGGCTTGACCATGTAGCCCAAGAGCTTCAGAAACACGGAAAACTCGGAAAGGAGGCTTAG
- a CDS encoding aldehyde ferredoxin oxidoreductase N-terminal domain-containing protein, with amino-acid sequence MSKVQEEEKDPHYGYTGKILHIKLNELSYEVIPTEKYKQWGGGHGMGSALFWDYCEDKTIQDGRNEKNVCIVAASPFSGTPTPSAGGRCEVVGVGVGLQPIGWFTRSNFGGRFSSMMKYAGWDAVMISGKAPYPVWVDVRNDAVRIKKAGPLWGKSTKEAQEMIIGHVGKDGNNWGWERMPSDKGVEYTTKKPAILCIGPAGENQMAQASLIHESSNGAGQGGFGAVWGSKNLKAISFIGTNAVKIADPMALVEARFATKEIYAADPEKPDAAYWGPLSAPAKPVMSVAMPTDKARVSACHGCVNGCRGIYNLGYGNQNHCNVTSFYAHHAQRWTKGDRIEASKITLQAGSICNELGLNTYPLKHGLPWLWYLHKKGILGKGKQIHTDIDFSQMGSLEFAKEFLHALAYGEDIGKEIAYNGFVPTAIKWGREEDWKSGRLKFTYWGMPEHGYDPRAELEWGFESLVADRDMNSHCINWIFWHVNVAVLRGLRPRIDASTLAKLVTDKMKPWVKSENALNYATDNMYSDDVMDLARWHLFYTRYWKNSGLLCDFRWADLFNSKHPELKGATASEDAGEHIFWNAITGENLTFNDGIRRGQRIYHLDNAIWTLQGRKRDMLKFADYIYDKPFDKGHFPFYMWPVKDENGEWIYRDVMHRSLDREKMEEWKTRFYTKEKLDPKTGWPTQETLEAYDLGFVADELEKHGKMGGAV; translated from the coding sequence ATGTCCAAAGTACAGGAAGAAGAGAAAGATCCCCATTATGGATATACCGGGAAGATCCTTCACATCAAGCTGAATGAACTTTCCTACGAGGTCATCCCGACGGAGAAGTACAAACAGTGGGGCGGCGGCCACGGTATGGGATCGGCGCTTTTTTGGGACTACTGCGAAGACAAGACCATACAGGATGGCCGCAATGAGAAGAATGTCTGTATCGTAGCGGCATCACCATTTTCGGGAACACCGACGCCGAGTGCCGGCGGGCGCTGTGAAGTGGTGGGGGTAGGCGTAGGCCTGCAGCCCATCGGCTGGTTCACCCGCTCCAATTTCGGCGGTCGTTTCTCATCGATGATGAAATATGCCGGCTGGGATGCCGTGATGATCTCCGGAAAAGCACCCTATCCGGTATGGGTGGATGTACGCAATGATGCAGTACGTATCAAGAAAGCCGGACCGCTTTGGGGAAAAAGTACCAAAGAGGCGCAGGAGATGATCATTGGCCATGTAGGCAAGGACGGCAACAACTGGGGCTGGGAGCGTATGCCTTCGGACAAAGGGGTGGAGTATACTACCAAAAAACCGGCGATCCTCTGTATCGGTCCTGCCGGAGAGAACCAGATGGCGCAGGCATCACTCATACATGAGTCAAGCAACGGTGCGGGACAGGGCGGTTTCGGTGCGGTCTGGGGTTCAAAAAATCTCAAGGCGATCTCCTTCATCGGTACCAACGCTGTCAAGATCGCAGATCCGATGGCCTTGGTGGAGGCACGGTTCGCCACCAAAGAAATCTATGCGGCAGATCCGGAAAAGCCCGATGCCGCCTACTGGGGTCCATTGAGCGCCCCTGCCAAGCCTGTCATGTCCGTTGCGATGCCGACAGACAAGGCAAGGGTAAGCGCCTGCCACGGCTGTGTCAACGGCTGCCGGGGTATTTACAATTTGGGATATGGTAACCAGAACCACTGTAATGTCACCTCCTTTTATGCCCATCATGCACAGCGGTGGACCAAAGGCGACCGTATAGAAGCCTCCAAGATCACACTGCAGGCGGGAAGTATCTGTAACGAACTTGGGCTCAATACCTATCCGCTAAAGCATGGTCTGCCATGGCTCTGGTACCTGCATAAAAAAGGCATTCTGGGAAAAGGGAAGCAGATCCATACCGATATCGATTTCTCACAGATGGGTTCACTGGAGTTTGCCAAAGAATTTTTGCATGCACTGGCCTATGGTGAAGATATCGGAAAGGAGATCGCCTATAACGGCTTCGTACCCACGGCGATCAAGTGGGGCAGGGAAGAGGACTGGAAAAGCGGCAGGCTCAAGTTCACCTACTGGGGTATGCCGGAACACGGCTACGATCCGCGTGCCGAGCTGGAATGGGGCTTCGAGTCGCTGGTCGCTGACCGCGACATGAACTCGCACTGTATCAACTGGATCTTCTGGCATGTGAATGTAGCGGTACTCAGAGGACTCAGACCTCGTATCGATGCTTCTACGCTTGCCAAACTGGTGACCGACAAGATGAAACCGTGGGTCAAGTCGGAGAATGCCCTTAACTATGCAACGGACAATATGTACAGTGACGATGTGATGGACCTGGCACGCTGGCACCTCTTCTACACCCGGTACTGGAAGAACTCCGGGCTTCTCTGTGATTTCAGATGGGCGGACCTTTTCAACTCCAAACATCCCGAACTCAAAGGGGCGACCGCTTCCGAGGATGCGGGAGAGCACATCTTCTGGAATGCCATCACCGGTGAGAACCTGACCTTCAATGACGGCATCAGACGCGGACAGCGCATCTATCATCTGGACAATGCCATCTGGACACTTCAGGGAAGAAAACGCGATATGCTGAAGTTCGCCGACTATATTTACGACAAGCCTTTTGACAAAGGACATTTCCCCTTCTATATGTGGCCTGTCAAAGATGAGAACGGTGAGTGGATCTACCGTGATGTGATGCATCGCTCTCTCGATCGAGAGAAGATGGAGGAGTGGAAGACGCGTTTCTATACCAAGGAGAAGCTCGACCCCAAAACAGGCTGGCCGACGCAGGAGACTCTGGAAGCCTATGACCTTGGTTTTGTGGCCGATGAGCTTGAAAAGCACGGTAAAATGGGAGGTGCAGTATGA